The Amycolatopsis sp. 195334CR genome window below encodes:
- a CDS encoding helicase HerA domain-containing protein, whose amino-acid sequence MDQLAVLSALHLDWADTPDHVWRDSPYHVDGLHTDVLAAVDVGIRSALASDGPSPIGLVLQGQKGVGKTHLLGLVRRHAHRVRGYFFLNDLTTGDAFWDDTAQALRRGLLQRDDSGVSQLVSFLRRVCLSASVSGEVMGRIVNGRGLTRDDVDEFLVGLRRLDRAVAVECADVARALVLYASDDTATSDVADYYLDGSDEYKAGERRKWGIRRSPKPAMGQVQDITRLLALTGPIVIGVDQLDTLIAYSAQRAQDAGGEQVLVAQIADGLMRLREVTHRTMTVLMCLPTTWMHLKAQAADTVPDRFRESLTLGRVPTAELGRALVEKRLGVAFQAVGFTPPHPTWPIAASAFEGVWEQWTPRELLKRIGAHIDGCLRAGVVTELASFDGQPPVSPRPVAVPDHFDELDKKFEKLRAEADPSTLLNQHTEDEVMPVLLSAALRGWITEVGNDDVEWNRPPQDGEGHLHAWLTRTLDEASDLEEHWAFRSISAPHPISVLHRLRKARSAVGLRQGAENRHLILIRNAKWSKGVKTQAELKAFEDAGGKPLKLSDEDMRTFWALDKMFAESGAELHEWLVDRRPAGKSGLLSAVLPDVSTEDRRNGAQPPPAGDEITLGTVVGTGEPVRLDLAALRKHAAVFAGSGSGKTVLLRRIVEECALRGVSAIVLDPNNDLARLGDAWPSPPAGWGPGDAALAERYLADTDVVVWTPGRATGRPLAFQPLPDFEGVLTDQDEFDAAVEVAVATLAPQARLTGNTAKVKIGLAVLRQAVVHHARTGSRSLPTLIELLGDLPEGVSNLNGAPRIAADLAEVLKAAMVNDPLLAGTGTAVDPGSLLTPAAGKRARVSVISFIGLPAEEQRQNFVNQLQMELFAWIKRNPAGDRPLGALFVMDEAQTLAASGSLTASTRSTIVLASQARKYGLGLLFATQAPKGLHNQVTGNAMTQFFGRLNSPAQIAAANELARAKGSPVADISRLERAQFYVSGEAFGFRQVATPLCLTHHPSNPLRIEDVLGRARPTEEDDD is encoded by the coding sequence ATGGACCAGCTGGCCGTGCTGTCGGCGCTGCACCTCGACTGGGCCGACACCCCCGACCACGTGTGGCGCGATTCGCCGTACCACGTCGACGGCCTGCACACCGACGTGCTGGCGGCGGTCGACGTGGGCATTCGCAGCGCCTTGGCCAGCGACGGACCCAGCCCGATCGGGCTCGTGCTCCAGGGGCAGAAGGGGGTCGGCAAGACGCACCTGCTGGGGTTGGTCCGCCGCCACGCGCACCGCGTCCGCGGCTACTTCTTCCTCAACGACCTCACCACCGGGGACGCCTTCTGGGACGACACCGCGCAGGCGCTGCGGCGCGGTCTGCTGCAACGGGACGATTCGGGCGTCTCGCAGCTGGTGAGCTTCCTCCGGCGGGTGTGCCTGAGCGCGAGCGTCAGCGGTGAGGTGATGGGGCGCATCGTGAACGGGCGCGGGCTCACCAGGGACGACGTCGACGAGTTCCTCGTCGGGCTGCGCCGGCTCGACCGGGCGGTGGCCGTCGAATGCGCTGACGTGGCGCGAGCGCTGGTGCTCTACGCGAGCGACGACACGGCCACCAGCGACGTCGCGGACTACTACCTCGACGGCTCCGACGAGTACAAGGCGGGTGAGCGGCGGAAATGGGGTATCCGCCGCTCACCCAAGCCGGCCATGGGCCAGGTGCAGGACATCACCCGGTTGCTGGCGCTGACCGGCCCGATCGTGATCGGCGTCGACCAGCTCGACACGCTGATCGCGTACTCCGCCCAGCGCGCGCAGGACGCCGGTGGTGAGCAGGTGCTGGTGGCGCAGATCGCCGACGGCCTGATGCGGTTGCGCGAGGTGACCCACCGGACCATGACGGTGCTGATGTGCCTGCCCACCACCTGGATGCACCTCAAGGCCCAGGCGGCGGACACGGTGCCGGACCGGTTCCGCGAATCGTTGACGCTCGGCCGGGTGCCGACCGCCGAACTGGGCCGCGCGCTGGTGGAGAAGCGGCTCGGCGTGGCGTTCCAGGCGGTCGGGTTCACGCCACCGCACCCGACGTGGCCGATCGCGGCGTCGGCGTTCGAGGGGGTCTGGGAGCAGTGGACGCCGCGCGAGCTGCTGAAACGGATCGGCGCGCACATCGACGGCTGCCTGCGTGCCGGGGTGGTCACCGAGCTGGCCTCGTTCGACGGCCAGCCGCCGGTTTCACCGCGCCCCGTGGCGGTACCGGACCACTTCGACGAACTGGACAAGAAGTTCGAGAAGTTGCGTGCGGAAGCCGATCCGTCGACGTTGCTCAACCAGCACACCGAGGACGAAGTCATGCCGGTCCTGCTCTCGGCGGCGTTGCGGGGGTGGATCACCGAGGTCGGCAACGACGACGTGGAGTGGAATCGTCCGCCGCAGGATGGGGAGGGGCATCTGCACGCGTGGCTCACCAGGACGCTCGACGAGGCATCGGATCTGGAGGAGCACTGGGCTTTCCGGTCGATCTCCGCGCCGCATCCCATCTCCGTGCTGCACCGGTTGCGGAAAGCGCGTTCGGCGGTGGGACTGCGCCAGGGGGCGGAAAATCGCCACCTGATCCTGATCCGCAACGCGAAGTGGTCGAAGGGCGTGAAGACGCAGGCGGAGCTGAAGGCGTTCGAGGATGCGGGTGGCAAGCCCCTCAAGCTCTCCGACGAGGACATGCGCACGTTCTGGGCGCTCGACAAGATGTTCGCCGAGAGCGGGGCGGAGCTGCACGAGTGGCTGGTCGATCGGCGGCCGGCGGGGAAGTCGGGGCTGTTGTCGGCGGTGTTGCCCGACGTGTCCACAGAGGACCGGAGGAACGGGGCGCAGCCGCCGCCCGCCGGGGACGAGATCACCCTGGGCACGGTGGTCGGCACCGGGGAGCCGGTGCGGCTGGACCTCGCCGCGCTGCGCAAGCACGCCGCGGTGTTCGCCGGTTCGGGGTCGGGGAAAACCGTGCTGCTGCGGCGGATCGTGGAGGAATGCGCGTTGCGCGGGGTGTCCGCGATCGTGCTGGACCCGAACAACGACCTCGCGCGCCTCGGTGACGCGTGGCCGAGCCCACCCGCGGGGTGGGGGCCGGGCGACGCCGCGCTGGCCGAGCGGTACCTGGCGGACACGGACGTGGTGGTGTGGACACCCGGCCGGGCGACCGGCAGGCCGTTGGCCTTCCAGCCGTTGCCGGACTTCGAAGGCGTGCTGACCGACCAGGACGAATTCGACGCGGCGGTCGAGGTGGCGGTGGCGACGCTGGCTCCCCAGGCGCGGCTCACCGGAAACACGGCGAAGGTGAAGATCGGCCTCGCGGTGCTGCGGCAGGCGGTGGTGCACCACGCCCGCACCGGTTCGCGCAGCCTGCCCACGTTGATCGAGTTGCTCGGCGACCTGCCGGAGGGGGTCAGCAACCTCAACGGCGCGCCGCGCATCGCCGCGGACCTGGCCGAGGTGCTCAAGGCGGCCATGGTCAACGACCCGCTGCTGGCGGGCACCGGCACGGCGGTCGACCCGGGCAGCCTGCTCACGCCGGCGGCGGGCAAGCGCGCCAGGGTGTCGGTGATCAGCTTCATCGGCCTGCCGGCGGAAGAGCAGCGGCAGAACTTCGTGAACCAGCTGCAGATGGAGTTGTTCGCGTGGATCAAGCGGAACCCGGCGGGGGACCGGCCGCTCGGTGCGCTGTTCGTGATGGACGAGGCGCAGACGCTCGCCGCGTCCGGCAGCCTGACCGCGAGCACGCGGAGCACGATCGTGCTGGCTTCGCAGGCCAGGAAGTACGGGCTGGGGTTGTTGTTCGCCACGCAGGCGCCGAAGGGCCTGCACAACCAGGTGACGGGCAACGCGATGACCCAGTTCTTCGGCAGGCTGAACAGCCCGGCGCAGATCGCCGCGGCCAACGAACTCGCGCGCGCGAAGGGCAGTCCGGTGGCGGACATCTCGCGCCTGGAACGCGCCCAGTTCTACGTTTCGGGGGAGGCCTTCGGGTTTCGTCAGGTCGCTACGCCGCTGTGTCTGACCCACCACCCGTCGAACCCGCTGCGCATCGAAGACGTACTCGGCCGAGCACGTCCAACCGAAGAAGACGACGACTGA
- a CDS encoding KGGVGR-motif variant AAA ATPase, protein MPGAVVTFYSFKGGVGRSFTLANIAVLLARWGHRVLCVDWDLEAPGLPDYFQPLLREEPGSGVIDLVDDFLADVFRPERRVTSLKTEGTLDFIAAGRADADYAPRVQAIDWESLYDQGFGDYLEQCRERWTAEYDYILLDSRTGISDIGGICTAHLPDQLVVLFTANMQSLRGALDIAQRANAARDRLPFDRPRLPVLPVLSRFDTREEYDRSEKWRETSVKMTEGLFHDWLNRAVPPEVMARHLTLPYVSYWTFGEQLPVLVESSPGADQIGFALETLAAVVAHQLDRTDLLAENRDAFVASAHTAPRDFRYELRISTQRSTLDFVNDLIGALELRGLTVGKSMSGDRSLLTKRDDDARHLCLIVDRKVSRWQEAEVELFLHRTLGQNRRLIPVLTEDADPNALPGYLGNLRYLRLGRSRGPVEVARDLAGQLNGHTSLIDTGEVDLVSVLREVARAQLRPALWELVDEVVQDLVVAIGDGDAVRAKELAADLTMVIRPRAFTRDGGYRAASAATTREIAFALRVLEARAGRRD, encoded by the coding sequence ATGCCGGGCGCGGTGGTCACCTTCTACTCGTTCAAGGGCGGTGTCGGCCGCAGTTTCACGCTGGCCAACATCGCGGTCCTGCTCGCCCGCTGGGGCCACCGGGTGCTGTGCGTGGACTGGGATCTCGAAGCGCCCGGCCTGCCGGACTACTTCCAGCCGCTGCTGCGGGAGGAACCCGGCAGCGGGGTGATCGACCTGGTCGACGACTTCCTCGCGGACGTCTTCCGCCCGGAAAGGCGCGTCACGTCGCTGAAAACGGAAGGCACGCTGGACTTCATCGCCGCCGGCCGCGCGGACGCCGACTACGCGCCACGGGTCCAGGCCATCGACTGGGAAAGCCTGTACGACCAAGGCTTCGGCGACTACCTCGAGCAGTGCCGGGAGCGGTGGACCGCCGAGTACGACTACATCCTGCTGGACAGCCGCACCGGGATCTCCGACATCGGCGGCATCTGCACCGCGCACCTCCCGGACCAGCTGGTGGTGTTGTTCACCGCGAACATGCAGAGCCTGCGCGGTGCGCTCGACATAGCGCAGCGGGCCAACGCGGCGCGCGACCGCCTGCCGTTCGACCGGCCGCGGTTGCCGGTGCTGCCCGTGCTGTCCCGCTTCGACACCCGCGAGGAATACGACCGCTCGGAGAAGTGGCGCGAGACGAGCGTGAAGATGACCGAGGGCCTGTTCCACGATTGGCTCAACCGGGCCGTTCCGCCCGAGGTGATGGCCCGGCACCTCACCCTGCCCTACGTCTCCTACTGGACCTTCGGCGAGCAACTGCCGGTCCTGGTCGAGTCGAGCCCCGGCGCCGACCAGATCGGCTTCGCGCTGGAAACGCTGGCGGCGGTCGTCGCGCACCAGCTCGACCGCACCGACCTGCTGGCGGAGAACCGCGATGCCTTCGTCGCCTCGGCGCACACGGCGCCGCGCGACTTCCGCTACGAACTGCGGATCAGCACCCAGCGGTCCACTTTGGACTTCGTGAACGACCTGATCGGCGCACTGGAACTGCGGGGGCTGACGGTCGGGAAGTCCATGTCGGGTGACCGGTCCCTGCTCACCAAACGGGACGACGACGCCCGGCACCTCTGCCTGATCGTCGACCGGAAGGTGAGCCGGTGGCAGGAGGCCGAGGTCGAACTGTTCCTGCACCGGACGCTGGGGCAGAACCGGCGGCTCATCCCCGTGCTCACCGAGGACGCGGACCCCAACGCGCTCCCGGGTTACCTCGGGAACCTGCGTTACCTGCGGCTCGGGCGTTCCCGCGGCCCTGTCGAAGTGGCGCGTGACCTGGCCGGTCAGCTCAACGGCCACACCTCGCTCATCGACACGGGGGAGGTCGACCTCGTGAGCGTGCTCCGCGAGGTCGCGCGGGCCCAACTCCGCCCGGCGCTGTGGGAACTGGTCGACGAAGTCGTCCAGGACCTGGTGGTCGCGATCGGAGACGGCGACGCGGTGCGGGCGAAGGAACTCGCCGCCGACCTGACCATGGTCATCCGGCCACGGGCTTTCACTCGCGACGGCGGCTACCGCGCCGCGTCCGCGGCCACGACCAGGGAAATCGCCTTCGCCCTGCGGGTGCTCGAAGCCCGCGCGGGGCGGCGTGACTAG
- a CDS encoding toll/interleukin-1 receptor domain-containing protein: MYEYDVFISYRRADHVVPAWVHTHFHPRLTEMLDLHLSREVRVFCDEHVGGGARWPDQVRKALSHTRILVPVCSPKYFYDEWCLAEWYTMAKREELAGTVRNLIYPVIFCDSKNFPDWAHERRMQDFRPWAKSYEHFQFAPAYLDFHDEVTRIAEELEELIELAPEWQPDWPLLTPTPAPPPASRLPRF; encoded by the coding sequence GTGTACGAATACGACGTTTTCATCAGCTATCGGCGTGCGGACCACGTCGTGCCCGCGTGGGTGCACACGCACTTCCACCCGCGCTTGACCGAGATGCTGGATCTGCACCTCAGCCGCGAGGTGCGGGTGTTCTGCGACGAGCACGTCGGCGGTGGCGCCCGGTGGCCGGACCAGGTGCGAAAAGCCCTGTCCCACACCAGGATCCTGGTTCCGGTGTGCTCACCCAAGTACTTCTACGACGAGTGGTGCCTGGCGGAGTGGTACACCATGGCGAAGCGCGAGGAACTGGCCGGAACGGTGCGCAACCTGATCTACCCGGTGATCTTCTGCGACTCCAAGAACTTCCCCGACTGGGCACACGAGCGGCGGATGCAGGATTTCCGGCCGTGGGCCAAGTCCTACGAGCACTTCCAGTTCGCCCCGGCCTATCTCGACTTCCACGACGAAGTCACCCGCATCGCCGAAGAACTGGAGGAACTCATCGAACTGGCGCCGGAATGGCAACCCGACTGGCCGCTCCTCACCCCGACACCAGCCCCGCCGCCCGCGTCCCGGCTGCCGAGGTTCTGA
- a CDS encoding SEFIR domain-containing protein: MPGQKVPRLFVTYAHDSPEHKKRVELFARFLRRQVGLDVHLDQWYDNLRRDWSAWAVEQLTEADFVVVIASPDYKRRADGAAPPHEGRGSQFETAMIRNELTKDLRAATERILPVVLRGQTADDIPTFLNAYSTTRFHVESFTDDGVAELLAAITGQGPHPMPERGEWRGGAPSRKIDRVLLANGVPWLASSAHVRSATAYINGVAYADSVVLRPFSGEVESLGFVEIELGAEYRRLTAVAGVLDDAEEPFQVGHFRIYLDGSPRQEYRAAHGQPVAVDVDVTGALKLRLEMSRPGVSPGGSLRPGRPPELAWGNPSLSP; encoded by the coding sequence ATGCCCGGCCAGAAAGTACCGCGATTGTTCGTCACCTACGCGCACGATTCACCGGAACACAAGAAACGCGTGGAACTGTTCGCGCGGTTCCTGCGGAGGCAGGTCGGCCTGGACGTGCACCTGGACCAGTGGTACGACAACCTGCGCCGCGACTGGTCGGCCTGGGCCGTCGAGCAGCTGACCGAAGCGGACTTCGTGGTGGTGATCGCTTCCCCGGACTACAAGCGCCGGGCCGACGGCGCGGCGCCGCCGCACGAGGGCCGCGGTTCGCAGTTCGAAACGGCGATGATCCGCAACGAGCTGACCAAGGACCTGCGAGCCGCGACGGAGCGCATCCTGCCCGTGGTGCTGCGCGGCCAGACGGCCGACGACATCCCCACGTTCCTCAACGCCTACTCCACCACGAGGTTCCACGTCGAGAGCTTCACCGACGACGGAGTGGCCGAGTTGCTGGCGGCGATCACCGGGCAGGGCCCGCATCCGATGCCCGAACGCGGCGAGTGGCGGGGCGGTGCGCCGTCGCGGAAGATCGACCGGGTGTTGCTGGCGAACGGCGTGCCCTGGCTGGCGAGCAGTGCGCACGTTCGCTCGGCCACGGCGTACATCAACGGCGTGGCGTACGCGGACAGCGTCGTGCTGCGACCGTTTTCCGGTGAGGTGGAGTCGCTGGGCTTCGTCGAAATCGAACTGGGCGCCGAGTACCGGCGGCTGACCGCGGTCGCCGGCGTGCTCGACGACGCCGAGGAACCGTTCCAGGTCGGACACTTCCGCATCTATCTCGACGGCAGTCCGCGGCAGGAATACCGGGCCGCCCACGGCCAACCGGTGGCGGTCGACGTCGATGTCACCGGGGCGTTGAAGCTGCGCCTGGAAATGTCACGCCCCGGCGTTTCACCGGGTGGCTCGCTCCGACCGGGCAGGCCTCCGGAACTGGCGTGGGGGAATCCGAGCCTGTCGCCCTAG
- a CDS encoding LysR family transcriptional regulator has product MELRQLRYFVTVAEAGGFGRAAERLHIVQSAVSQQIGRLERELGVRLFDRSTRRLAEGGERLLPEARAALAAADRVRSVAAEVADGGLVRLGTVHGPGDRISRTLGALAAVAPDLRVRLKRLAPAERLAAVRSGELDAALVRALPAARHLEVLPVWHDPLLVALPEAHPLAGKPLLRLEDLADLPIRLAPRADNPPFHDLIRDACAAAGIEPPDGPPFTGLLETMAEIAVGAPSWTVFYEVAAPPSVPGVAVRPLSGPVLTTSLAVRPGPPGPAVRHLLTALAQTSGTVAG; this is encoded by the coding sequence ATGGAGCTGCGGCAGCTGCGGTACTTCGTGACCGTCGCGGAGGCGGGCGGGTTCGGCCGGGCGGCTGAACGGCTGCACATCGTCCAGTCGGCGGTGAGCCAGCAGATCGGGCGGCTGGAGCGCGAGCTGGGGGTGCGGCTGTTCGACCGGTCGACGCGGCGCCTCGCCGAGGGCGGGGAACGCCTGCTGCCCGAGGCGCGGGCCGCGCTGGCGGCGGCGGACCGGGTCCGTTCGGTGGCGGCCGAGGTGGCCGACGGCGGCTTGGTGCGGTTGGGCACCGTGCACGGGCCGGGGGACCGGATCTCGCGCACGCTCGGTGCGCTCGCCGCCGTGGCCCCGGACTTGCGGGTCCGGCTCAAACGGCTCGCCCCGGCCGAACGGCTTGCCGCGGTGCGATCGGGCGAACTGGACGCCGCGTTGGTCCGCGCGCTCCCCGCCGCACGGCACCTGGAAGTCCTCCCGGTGTGGCACGATCCGCTGCTCGTCGCGTTGCCCGAGGCCCACCCGCTGGCCGGGAAACCGTTGCTGCGCCTGGAAGATCTCGCCGACCTGCCGATCCGGCTGGCACCGAGGGCGGACAACCCGCCGTTCCACGACCTGATCCGCGACGCCTGCGCGGCCGCGGGCATCGAGCCACCGGACGGGCCGCCGTTCACCGGCCTGCTGGAGACCATGGCCGAGATCGCCGTGGGGGCGCCGTCGTGGACCGTGTTCTACGAAGTGGCCGCGCCGCCGTCGGTGCCGGGGGTTGCCGTACGCCCATTGTCGGGGCCGGTGCTGACCACCTCGCTCGCCGTCCGCCCGGGCCCACCCGGCCCGGCGGTCCGGCACCTGCTGACCGCCCTCGCCCAGACTTCTGGGACGGTGGCGGGGTAA
- a CDS encoding cupin domain-containing protein has protein sequence MTKISRADAAEVLTLPGGGAFHLLADASHTDGALGANRLVLGVGAAGAKTHYHAKSTEVFYVLDGVAEFVLGDEHTQVSRGDLVVVPPGLPHAFGAAPGHPTDLLVLLTPGVERFDYFRQLARGEAVLDADAYDVHFVSS, from the coding sequence ATGACGAAGATCAGCCGCGCCGACGCCGCCGAAGTCCTCACCCTGCCCGGCGGCGGCGCGTTCCACCTGCTCGCCGACGCCAGCCACACCGACGGCGCGCTCGGCGCCAACCGCCTCGTGCTCGGCGTGGGCGCGGCCGGCGCGAAAACGCACTACCACGCGAAATCCACGGAGGTGTTCTACGTACTCGACGGCGTAGCGGAGTTCGTACTCGGCGATGAGCACACCCAGGTCTCACGCGGCGATCTGGTGGTCGTACCGCCCGGCCTGCCGCACGCGTTCGGCGCGGCGCCCGGCCATCCCACCGACTTGCTCGTGCTGCTCACGCCCGGCGTCGAACGGTTCGACTACTTCCGGCAACTGGCCCGGGGCGAAGCCGTACTAGACGCCGACGCCTACGACGTGCACTTCGTCAGTTCCTAG